GCGGCTGACGGCGAGCGACGACGCCTTCGTGCGCCCGTCCCCGTCGGGGGCGCACCTCGGGGGAGTGGCCCGCGCGACCCGCGAGTCGATGCTCGTCCTCGAGGCAGCCGGCCACGACGTCGTGCTCGTCGAGACGGTCGGTGTCGGGCAGTCGGAGGTCGCCGTCGCGGAGATGGTCGACACCTTCCTCATGCTGGCGCTGGCCCGCGGCGGTGACCAGCTCCAGGGGATCAAGCGCGGCATCCTCGAGATGGCCGACGTCATCGCGGTCAACAAGGCGGACGGGGAGCATGCCGGCGACGCACGCGTCGCCGCCCGTGAGCTGTCCGGCGCGATGCGCCTGATGAACCCGGACCCGCAGGGACGCCGTCCGCCGGTGCTCACGTGCAGCGCCCAGACCGGTGACGGCCTCGACGAGGTCTGGGACGCCGTCCTGGAGCACCGCGCGTGGCTCGAGTCGCAGGGCTCGCTGCACAGTCGTCGCGCCGAGCAGCAGCGCGAGTGGATGTGGGCCATGGTCGACGCCGAGCTGCGTGACGCGGTCCGGCACTCGCCCCGGGTGCGCGAGCTGCTCACCGAGATCACGCCCGGCGTGCGCGCCGGTCAGGTGACTGCCGTGGAGGGCGCCGAGCGCATCATCGCCGCCTTCTCGGCCGACCTCTCCGACCGGGACTGATCCCTCAGCCCTCCGCCGGTGCGCCCATCGTGCGAGGGGCGATCCCGGCGCGCCGGGCCTGGTGGAGCAGGATCGCCATCATGATCAGGGTGGCGATCCCGCCGAGCCCGCCCGCGGCGGCGTCACTGGTCGTCGTGTCGGTGATGTAGGCGCCCTCGAGCCCACCGACGAGGGTGAGCAGGACGATGAGGACGACGTTGTTGACCGTGTGCAGCACGATCGCCGCCTCCAGTCCGCCGGTGCGCCAGGTCAGGTAGCACGTGGCGAAGCCCATGGCACCCAGCTGCAGCAGGACCCACGGGTCCAACGAGGCGTGGGCCAGGGCGAAGAGCACCACGGACAGCGCGGTGCCGACGGCCAGTGCGACGACCGGCTTCTTGATCCAGGCCCCGACCCCCTGCAGCAGCCCGCCGCGGAAGGCGATCTCCTCGGCCGCGGCCTGGAACGGCGTGGTGAGCAGGGTGATGAGGATCAGCCACGGCCAGTGATCGGGCCGCTCGGTGACCTCACCGCCCTCCACGAACCATCCCAGGACGATGTACGCCCCCCAGACGACGAGCGTGACCAGGCTGGCGCGTCCCAGCCACCGCCACCGGATCCGGCCGGTCACCGACAGCAGCTTGCCCATCGGTCGCCAGTGACCCAGCCGCGTCGCCACGAGGGTGGCCGGGATGAGCGCGATGAGCATGAGGTTGCCCATGAGCATCGTCACGGGCGCGGTGAGGTCGATCTGCGCCATGCTCAGGTCCGGGTCGCGCATCGCCGGGTCGACGACCAGCCAGATGATGGTCAGGGCGAGCAGCTCGAAGATGAAGACGCCGACGCCCAGCGCCAGCGCCAGCAGCGGTCGCCACCAGCGGTAGCCCTCCGTGCGCATCTGGTGCACATAGCTGCGTGGCTCGTCGTCGGGCAGTGCCCGCAGGGACCTCCGGCGCCGGGGTGGGGCCATCGGCGCGCCGGCGGGGCCGTACGGGAGCGAGGGGAGCCGACCGGCCGCCCGTCCGCGGACGGTCGACGCGAAGTCCAGCAGCAGCGGGTGGACCCCGGCGTCCGTGGCCAGCGGGTAGTCGGTCAGGGCGACGAAGGGGGCGCCCGCCGCGCGCACGGTCGCCGGCTGCGACCCCCGGTGGGCCTCGGGGAACCACACGGTGCCCGGGGCGTCGACGTAGTCGCGCGCCGCACGCCCGCCGGCGATCGCCTGCGGCAGGTCGAGCGGGCCGGCCCCGACGATCCCAGCCAGACGGGAGCCGGGCACCGCATGCACGAAGGGGGTGGCCCCCCCTTCGCCGGCCACGGGACCGACGAGGGGGACGTGGAGCTCCAGGGCGCGCGCCGTGGTGGTGTCGTGGACCTGCGGGGAGGCCGCGGGCGGGGGAGCGAGCAGCCAGAGGCCGTCCACGTCGGGGGAGGGATCGGCACCGGGGGGCAGCAGCTCGACCGAGGCCTCGGGCAGGACGGCGGCCAGGGCGCGGCGGGCGTGCTCGACGCCGGCCCACTCCGGGTCCCCGACGAGGGCAAGGCGCGGACCAGTCATGGGGTCGATCGTACGGACCGCGGCGGCCGACCCCACCGTGGGGCCGACCGCCGCTGTCCGGGTGACGCCGGCGGGTCACCTGGGGACGTCGCTCCTGTCATCGGCGGTGGCGTCCTGCTGCGTCACGGGCTGCTCGCCGGAGACCTCACCCCGGTCGAGAGCCTCCCTGCCGGCGAAGACCGCCTCCTCCGGGACGCCGCGGACCTTCGTGACGAACTGCAGGTTCTCCTTGCGCAGGGCGACGAGGAAGCTGATGCCCGCGAGGAACATCAGGGTGAACATCGGTAGCCCGACGACGGTGATCACCTGTTGCAGGGCGTTGAGCCCCTCGTCCCCGGCCAGCACGATGAGCAGCGCGGCGAGGACGCCCTCGCTGACGCCCCAGAAGACGCGCTGGCGGGTCGGGCCGGCGTCGCCGTCACCGGTGCAGAGCATGTCGACGACGAGGGACGCGGAGTCGGAGCTGGTCGCGAAGAAGATCGCGACGATGACCACGGCGAAGCCCTGGATGAACGTCGTCAATGGGTAGTTCTCGAAGAAGGCGAACATCGACAGCGGCACGGACTCCGCCACCGCAGCCGAGATCGGTCCCTCCGAGCCGTCCATGCCGTCGATACGCAGCGCCGACCAGCCGAAGATGACGAACCAGATGATGGTGAAGATGCTCGGCGCGAAGAGCACACCCAGGATGAACTCGCGCACCGTGCGCCCCTTGGAGATGCGGGCGAGGAAGATCCCCATGAAGGGGGCCCAGCTGACCGTCCAGGCCCAGTAGAAGACGGTCCAACCGCCCTGCCAGCCCCAGCCGTCGTCCTTGGTGATGTTGGCCATCGCGTCGTTCCAGAGCATGAGCTGGGGCAGCTCGGAGACGAAGTTGCCGGTGGTCTCGAAGAGTTGCCGGAGGAGGAAGAGGGTCATCCCGCCGGTGAGGAAGACGAAGATCATCAGGCCGATGGCCATGAGGATGTTGATGTTCGACAGGACCTTCACGCCCTTGTCCAGGCCGCGGACGATCGAGGTGACGGCCACCGTGGTGAGGACGATGACGATGAGGACCTGCAGCGTCGTGTCGTTGGCCCACCCGAAGAGCTCGCCCAGACCGGCGCCGATCTGCGAGGTGCCCAGCCC
Above is a window of Janibacter cremeus DNA encoding:
- the meaB gene encoding methylmalonyl Co-A mutase-associated GTPase MeaB, which translates into the protein MAESVADLAAGVRARSRAHIARAITLVESSRPDHRARSKALLAELAVDTGHGLRVGISGIPGAGKSTFIDALGIRLIEKGHRVAVVAVDPSSARTGGSVLGDRTRMARLTASDDAFVRPSPSGAHLGGVARATRESMLVLEAAGHDVVLVETVGVGQSEVAVAEMVDTFLMLALARGGDQLQGIKRGILEMADVIAVNKADGEHAGDARVAARELSGAMRLMNPDPQGRRPPVLTCSAQTGDGLDEVWDAVLEHRAWLESQGSLHSRRAEQQREWMWAMVDAELRDAVRHSPRVRELLTEITPGVRAGQVTAVEGAERIIAAFSADLSDRD
- a CDS encoding CPBP family intramembrane glutamic endopeptidase — protein: MTGPRLALVGDPEWAGVEHARRALAAVLPEASVELLPPGADPSPDVDGLWLLAPPPAASPQVHDTTTARALELHVPLVGPVAGEGGATPFVHAVPGSRLAGIVGAGPLDLPQAIAGGRAARDYVDAPGTVWFPEAHRGSQPATVRAAGAPFVALTDYPLATDAGVHPLLLDFASTVRGRAAGRLPSLPYGPAGAPMAPPRRRRSLRALPDDEPRSYVHQMRTEGYRWWRPLLALALGVGVFIFELLALTIIWLVVDPAMRDPDLSMAQIDLTAPVTMLMGNLMLIALIPATLVATRLGHWRPMGKLLSVTGRIRWRWLGRASLVTLVVWGAYIVLGWFVEGGEVTERPDHWPWLILITLLTTPFQAAAEEIAFRGGLLQGVGAWIKKPVVALAVGTALSVVLFALAHASLDPWVLLQLGAMGFATCYLTWRTGGLEAAIVLHTVNNVVLIVLLTLVGGLEGAYITDTTTSDAAAGGLGGIATLIMMAILLHQARRAGIAPRTMGAPAEG
- a CDS encoding BCCT family transporter, whose protein sequence is MQALARKLGLRTQPTIFFVSAGLMVVFLILLLLFPDQLNKSFGAGREWIVTNLGWYFIFGVTAWFIILLAVAFSPYGQVQLGRKDEPPEYSFPSWFAMLFAGGIGTILMFWGVAEPISHFSTPPKAGVEPYTVEAAQDGMNFALYHLSLHTWAIFCLPGLAFAYFIHRYELPVRVSSVFYPFLKDGIYGPIGRAIDITAILGTLFGVAVSIGLGTSQIGAGLGELFGWANDTTLQVLIVIVLTTVAVTSIVRGLDKGVKVLSNINILMAIGLMIFVFLTGGMTLFLLRQLFETTGNFVSELPQLMLWNDAMANITKDDGWGWQGGWTVFYWAWTVSWAPFMGIFLARISKGRTVREFILGVLFAPSIFTIIWFVIFGWSALRIDGMDGSEGPISAAVAESVPLSMFAFFENYPLTTFIQGFAVVIVAIFFATSSDSASLVVDMLCTGDGDAGPTRQRVFWGVSEGVLAALLIVLAGDEGLNALQQVITVVGLPMFTLMFLAGISFLVALRKENLQFVTKVRGVPEEAVFAGREALDRGEVSGEQPVTQQDATADDRSDVPR